A region from the Brassica napus cultivar Da-Ae chromosome C8, Da-Ae, whole genome shotgun sequence genome encodes:
- the LOC125591238 gene encoding uncharacterized protein LOC125591238 isoform X2, which produces MVEKYNTEQAKRKRAKTARSRKSAPVGKKMHKHGAGPRCFLNIAYQMMVDEGLDEPPSYTALARKTHTGKDGSFLDERTEELVLEVEEAVEEMLQDGSPLGDSQY; this is translated from the exons ATGGTTGAGAAGTACAACACTGAGCAAGCAAAAAGGAAGAGAGCAAAAACTGCAAGATCTCGTAAGTCTGCTCCAGTTGGGAAGAAGATGCACAAGCACGGTGCAGGCCCACGCTGTTTCCTGAACATTGCGTATCAAATG ATGGTTGATGAAGGTTTGGATGAACCACCTTCATACACAGCCCTTGCAAGGAAGACTCACACGGGTAAAGATGGTTCCTTCCTAGACGAACGTACGGAGGAACTGGTGCTGGAGGTTGAGGAAGCCGTTGAAGAGATGTTACAAGATGGATCTCCACTTGGAGACAGTCAATACTAG
- the LOC125591238 gene encoding uncharacterized protein LOC125591238 isoform X1, whose protein sequence is MVLVIGMNAYDYFPVFLQRGKTKKGTIYGLGSVQYKNSSPSVPIPVSLQRNLDVDMRMSGFETTISEVKEDIVGVKEDFSALKAEINAFKTQVTGGMSASQATLNIILQTLQSQASTPASTAQPSQPQAQSQPQGQPQAPIQSQHQPQAQGQSTALPQHLTINNPSELDRWCQDLGM, encoded by the coding sequence ATGGTGCTTGTGATTGGAATGAATGCTTATGATTATTTTCCTGTCTTTTTGCAGAGAGGAAAGACAAAAAAGGGTACAATCTACGGCCTTGGCAGTGTTCAGTACAAGAACAGCAGTCCATCTGTGCCGATTCCTGTCTCACTGCAGCGCAACCTAGACGTTGATATGCGCATGTCTGGCTTTGAGACCACCATTTCTGAAGTCAAGGAAGACATTGTTGGAGTCAAGGAAGATTTCAGTGCTTTGAAGGCAGAAATCAATGCTTTCAAAACTCAAGTAACGGGGGGGATGTCAGCTAGCCAAGCAACTCTCAACATTATTCTGCAAACTCTCCAATCTCAAGCTTCCACTCCTGCCTCAACTGCACAACCATCTCAGCCTCAAGCTCAGTCACAACCTCAAGGTCAGCCCCAAGCTCCAATTCAATCTCAACATCAGCCACAAGCTCAAGGTCAATCTACGGCTCTACCACAACATCTCACGATCAATAACCCATCTGAGTTAGATAGGTGGTGCCAAGACCTTGGTATGTAA